From one Lycium ferocissimum isolate CSIRO_LF1 chromosome 5, AGI_CSIRO_Lferr_CH_V1, whole genome shotgun sequence genomic stretch:
- the LOC132057913 gene encoding uncharacterized protein LOC132057913 produces the protein MQQYNAAERVFEILTFAHEGKGGNIHKVSAERKKCSCGKWRNYHMPCSHAIKFCDIRGIQPKTYVSKYYSCRYYKQTYSENFLPLGDEIYWPPSPFSLIANTEYERTSGAQSTTRRRNKMDIAPTRMARKCSTCKQTGHNKNRPYLNQ, from the coding sequence ATGCAGCAATACAATGCAGCTGAAAGGGTCTTTGAGATTCTGACATTTGCACATGAAGGTAAGGGCGGAAATATCCATAAAGTCTCTGCCGAAAGGAAAAAGTGTTCGTGTGGGAAGTGGAGAAACTACCATATGCCATGTTCACATGCCATTAAATTTTGTGATATCCGTGGAATTCAGCCAAAGACCTATGTTAGCAAGTACTACAGTTGCAGGTATTACAAGCAAACGTACAGTGAAAATTTTTTACCGTTGGGTGATGAGATATATTGGCCACCTTCTCCCTTCAGTTTAATTGCAAACACTGAATACGAGCGAACTTCAGGAGCGCAGAGTACAACTAGAAGGAGGAATAAAATGGATATAGCTCCAACTCGCATGGCTAGGAAGTGTAGTACGTGCAAGCAAACAGGTCATAACAAGAATCGGCCTTATTTAAATCAGTAG